In a single window of the Niabella ginsenosidivorans genome:
- the recN gene encoding DNA repair protein RecN — protein sequence MLKQLQIRNYIIIDKLEINFSNGMNIVTGETGAGKSIILGALNLILGERADTGVLVDKEKKCVIEGIFDPGMAGEVQEFLESNELDLLPEITVRREIATNGKSRAFINDTPVNLSQLQQLSSLLVDLHQQFDTLQLGNTGFQIHVLDALASNGRFLNEYRSAFAEWQQAKKMLEQLKAQQVQSEKESDYNQFQYDELAAADFKENELEDIDESLKLLTHSEGIKAALAKAYNTLEEGEQPLVQQLKSMINGLHSYSNYHKQLPELVDRLSAAQVELQDVASELEHISNDIQYDPEKVEALSDRLSLGYKLQKKHGVQSTNELLLLQKELEERLQNVLQIQQDIDKQETATDDLFRKTEALAAKITQARRKQIGPFEKKVQELLAQVGMPNAVFKVAFEKKSLDVNGADAVDFLFDANKSGQFKPVNKVASGGELSRLMLCIKSLVAQRMNLPTLIFDEIDTGISGEAARQVGIIMKTLAANRQVVCITHQPQIAGRADAHFFVYKEVAGDKVTTGLRQLSIDERITAIAKMLSGEKPTAAALENAREMVQH from the coding sequence ATGCTGAAACAATTACAGATACGCAATTACATTATTATTGATAAACTGGAGATCAACTTTTCCAACGGGATGAATATTGTGACCGGTGAAACCGGAGCAGGAAAATCCATTATTCTTGGCGCACTGAACCTGATCCTGGGCGAACGGGCAGATACGGGCGTACTGGTTGACAAAGAAAAAAAATGCGTGATCGAAGGAATTTTTGATCCGGGAATGGCAGGTGAAGTACAGGAATTCCTGGAATCCAATGAACTGGATCTGCTCCCGGAGATCACAGTACGCCGGGAAATTGCCACTAATGGAAAAAGCCGTGCCTTTATTAATGATACTCCGGTCAACCTTTCCCAGTTGCAGCAATTAAGCTCATTATTGGTAGATCTGCATCAGCAATTTGATACCTTGCAGCTGGGCAATACCGGCTTTCAGATCCATGTACTGGATGCGCTTGCCAGCAATGGACGGTTCCTGAACGAATACCGGTCGGCATTTGCTGAATGGCAGCAGGCTAAAAAAATGCTGGAACAATTGAAAGCGCAGCAGGTACAGTCAGAGAAAGAAAGTGATTACAACCAGTTCCAGTATGATGAACTGGCAGCAGCTGACTTTAAGGAAAATGAGCTTGAAGATATCGACGAGTCACTGAAGCTGCTGACCCATTCTGAAGGTATTAAAGCAGCCCTGGCAAAAGCCTATAATACATTAGAGGAAGGAGAGCAGCCACTGGTACAGCAATTAAAAAGTATGATTAACGGGTTGCACAGTTATAGCAACTATCATAAACAGCTTCCGGAGCTTGTTGACCGGTTATCTGCTGCGCAGGTAGAGCTGCAGGATGTAGCTTCCGAGCTGGAACATATCAGCAATGATATCCAGTATGACCCTGAAAAAGTGGAAGCGCTGAGCGACCGCCTGTCACTGGGCTATAAGCTCCAGAAAAAGCATGGCGTACAGTCTACCAATGAGCTGCTGCTGCTGCAAAAAGAGCTGGAGGAGCGATTGCAAAATGTTTTACAGATCCAGCAGGACATTGATAAGCAGGAAACTGCAACTGATGATCTTTTCAGAAAAACAGAAGCCCTTGCGGCTAAAATAACACAGGCACGCCGGAAACAGATCGGCCCGTTTGAAAAAAAAGTGCAGGAATTACTGGCACAGGTAGGCATGCCGAATGCTGTATTTAAGGTAGCATTTGAAAAGAAATCCCTGGATGTTAATGGTGCGGACGCCGTTGACTTCCTGTTTGATGCCAATAAGAGCGGGCAGTTCAAGCCGGTTAATAAAGTGGCCAGCGGAGGGGAGCTGAGCCGGTTAATGCTTTGTATTAAAAGCCTGGTAGCGCAACGGATGAACCTCCCTACCCTTATATTTGATGAAATTGATACCGGTATTTCCGGTGAGGCAGCCAGACAGGTAGGCATTATTATGAAAACGCTGGCCGCCAACCGCCAGGTGGTGTGCATTACGCACCAGCCGCAGATCGCGGGCCGTGCAGATGCGCACTTTTTTGTGTACAAAGAAGTTGCGGGCGATAAAGTAACAACAGGTTTGCGACAGCTCAGTATTGACGAGCGTATTACTGCCATCGCAAAAATGCTGAGCGGTGAAAAGCCAACCGCAGCAGCCCTGGAAAATGCAAGGGAAATGGTGCAGCATTAA
- a CDS encoding zinc ribbon domain-containing protein gives MPQVKEFSIEEKLSSLIHLQKIDSKLDEIKILKGELPMEVADLEDEIHGLRSRQTRIEEEINGVTEFIEERKTAIKDAEELIKKYEKDSENVKNNREFEAINKEIEMQQLEIKLAEKHIKDANEEIAEKVALLDKAKKNLGAKEGILEVKKAELEKIIAANEKEEKEYQKLSKEAKENVEPRLLASYEKIRGNFRNGLAVVPVERDACGGCFYSIPPQKQSEIKQHKKIIACENCGRILVDEELNNSIEVK, from the coding sequence ATGCCACAAGTTAAAGAGTTTTCAATTGAAGAAAAACTGAGTTCATTGATCCACTTGCAAAAAATTGACAGCAAACTGGATGAGATAAAAATTTTAAAGGGAGAGCTTCCCATGGAAGTGGCTGATCTGGAAGATGAAATCCATGGACTGCGTTCCCGGCAAACCCGTATAGAAGAAGAGATCAACGGTGTTACCGAATTTATTGAAGAACGTAAAACTGCTATAAAAGATGCTGAAGAGCTGATCAAAAAATATGAGAAAGACAGTGAGAATGTAAAAAATAACCGTGAGTTTGAGGCGATCAATAAAGAAATTGAGATGCAGCAACTGGAAATCAAACTGGCGGAAAAGCATATTAAAGACGCTAACGAAGAAATAGCTGAAAAAGTGGCGCTTCTTGATAAAGCCAAAAAGAACCTGGGCGCCAAGGAAGGCATCCTGGAAGTAAAGAAAGCAGAGCTTGAAAAGATCATTGCCGCAAATGAGAAAGAAGAAAAAGAATACCAGAAGCTTTCCAAAGAGGCAAAAGAGAATGTAGAGCCTCGTTTGCTGGCCAGCTATGAAAAGATCCGCGGAAATTTCCGTAACGGTTTAGCCGTGGTGCCGGTGGAGCGGGATGCCTGTGGAGGCTGTTTTTATTCCATCCCTCCTCAAAAGCAGAGTGAAATTAAACAGCACAAAAAGATCATCGCCTGTGAGAACTGCGGCCGTATTCTGGTTGATGAAGAACTGAACAACAGCATTGAAGTAAAATAA
- a CDS encoding DUF4091 domain-containing protein, with protein MRYLITTCLILIVTLATAQDVSLALQKEPPMSAAQKAVHWKALDKAVHVSFANSNKRYAQDRVPQIAQKNADTMIAWKGEKIHTQVAVWAAKDMTIDVAVNDLEAQNGARIAKESIDYGFVGYVMTDEFRNGCGYRKPEDFDSSLVADVISSNRQPAKLSGGYVQPVWVSITVPPAAKAGYYTGTLTVKADKAYDLKLVVKVLDRTLPPPSEWAFHLDLWQHPAAVARVHHVPLWSDAHFNLMRKYYTMLANAGQKYITASIVNEPWGHQTYDDYPGLIKWKKKKDGSWNFDYSLFDKYIAFVMSTGINERINCYSMVPWKVAFQYYDENSGKDTVFTGKIGSDAYNAFWAPMLKDFTAHLKQKGWFEKTAIAMDERPMEAMQSVIRLLKGIDKDWKIALAGEYHTAIEKDIDDYCIASAHQFPDSILKERELQHKLSTWYTCCTEKYPNGFTFSPPAEHVWIGWYTAAKNMNGYLRWAYNSWVQQPLMDSRFRTWPAGDTYQVYPGPQSSIRFEKLIEGIQDFEKINILKKEYRQNGQTEKLRQLEAVLKTFEIPRLEKESAEQMVVDAKRFINE; from the coding sequence ATGCGCTATTTAATAACGACCTGCCTGATCCTTATAGTAACTTTAGCAACCGCCCAGGATGTAAGCCTGGCGCTTCAGAAAGAACCACCCATGAGCGCAGCACAAAAAGCGGTTCATTGGAAGGCGCTGGATAAAGCAGTGCATGTAAGTTTTGCAAACAGCAATAAACGGTATGCACAGGATCGGGTGCCGCAGATCGCTCAAAAAAATGCAGATACGATGATTGCCTGGAAAGGGGAAAAGATACATACACAGGTTGCGGTATGGGCTGCAAAGGATATGACTATAGACGTTGCGGTTAATGACCTGGAAGCACAAAACGGCGCCCGTATTGCCAAAGAAAGTATTGATTATGGTTTTGTGGGGTATGTAATGACCGATGAATTCCGTAACGGCTGCGGTTACCGCAAGCCGGAAGATTTTGATTCCTCGCTGGTTGCGGACGTGATCAGCAGCAACCGGCAACCGGCCAAGCTTTCGGGAGGTTATGTACAGCCTGTTTGGGTAAGTATTACTGTGCCGCCTGCTGCAAAAGCGGGCTACTATACCGGAACGCTTACGGTAAAAGCGGATAAAGCCTATGATCTGAAGTTGGTGGTTAAAGTGCTGGACCGCACCCTGCCTCCGCCTTCAGAATGGGCATTCCACCTGGATCTGTGGCAGCACCCCGCAGCGGTGGCAAGAGTGCACCATGTGCCGCTTTGGAGCGATGCGCATTTTAACCTGATGCGGAAATATTATACCATGCTGGCAAATGCGGGACAGAAATACATTACGGCCAGCATTGTTAATGAGCCCTGGGGCCACCAAACCTATGATGACTATCCGGGCCTGATAAAATGGAAAAAGAAAAAGGATGGCTCCTGGAACTTTGATTATAGTTTATTTGATAAATATATTGCCTTTGTAATGAGCACGGGCATCAACGAACGTATCAACTGCTACAGTATGGTTCCCTGGAAAGTGGCTTTTCAGTATTATGATGAAAACTCCGGAAAAGACACTGTATTCACGGGGAAGATCGGATCCGATGCTTATAATGCTTTCTGGGCCCCGATGCTCAAAGATTTTACAGCGCACCTGAAGCAAAAAGGCTGGTTTGAAAAAACAGCCATCGCAATGGATGAGCGGCCTATGGAGGCTATGCAATCGGTGATCCGGCTGTTAAAGGGGATCGATAAGGACTGGAAGATCGCACTGGCAGGAGAATACCATACGGCCATTGAAAAGGACATTGATGATTATTGTATAGCTTCTGCCCATCAGTTTCCGGATAGTATTTTAAAAGAACGGGAGCTGCAGCACAAGCTAAGCACCTGGTATACCTGCTGCACGGAAAAATATCCGAATGGCTTTACATTCTCGCCCCCCGCAGAGCATGTATGGATAGGGTGGTACACTGCAGCAAAAAATATGAACGGCTATTTACGCTGGGCTTATAACAGCTGGGTACAGCAGCCTTTAATGGACAGTCGCTTTCGTACCTGGCCGGCAGGGGATACCTACCAGGTTTATCCCGGCCCCCAAAGCTCCATCCGGTTTGAAAAGCTGATAGAAGGCATCCAGGATTTTGAAAAGATCAACATCCTGAAAAAGGAATACCGGCAAAATGGCCAGACAGAAAAATTGCGTCAGCTGGAAGCGGTGCTGAAGACCTTTGAGATTCCGAGGTTAGAAAAAGAATCAGCAGAACAGATGGTGGTTGATGCAAAGCGTTTTATCAATGAATGA
- a CDS encoding Nif3-like dinuclear metal center hexameric protein has protein sequence MTIGAVIQVLEAVAPPSLQESYDNAGLLTGQPSLECTGILCCLDATEAVISEAVEKHCNLVVAHHPIVFSGLKKLTGDNYVQRALIKAIKNDIAIYAIHTNLDNVIGGVNGQIAKKLGLINLRVLAPKENQLEKLFFFVPPEAAEKVMSALFAAGGGKIGNYSECSFRVSGTGSFLPGDEARPYSGERGKRHEADELKIEILYPRYLRHKMLSVLKENHPYEEVAYEQIALENLHQEIGAGITGELEEAMDETGFLQQLKALFHLPVIKHTSLLGKKVKKISICGGAGSFLIKNAIDSKSDIYISSDIKYHEFFDADGKIVIADIGHYESEQFTIELLYHILQEKFLNFAVLKTTVITNPVHYL, from the coding sequence ATGACCATTGGTGCAGTGATACAGGTGCTGGAAGCAGTAGCACCGCCTTCTCTCCAGGAAAGCTATGATAACGCCGGCCTCTTAACAGGGCAGCCCTCCCTGGAATGTACCGGCATCCTTTGTTGCCTGGACGCAACAGAAGCCGTCATCAGCGAAGCCGTTGAAAAGCATTGTAACCTGGTGGTGGCGCATCATCCCATCGTCTTTTCAGGGCTGAAAAAATTAACCGGTGATAACTATGTGCAGCGCGCGCTTATAAAGGCCATTAAAAATGATATTGCCATTTACGCCATTCATACCAACCTGGACAATGTGATCGGAGGCGTAAACGGGCAGATCGCCAAAAAACTGGGGCTGATCAATCTCCGGGTCCTGGCTCCCAAAGAAAACCAGTTGGAAAAGCTGTTCTTTTTTGTACCGCCTGAAGCTGCGGAAAAAGTAATGAGCGCTCTTTTTGCAGCCGGCGGCGGAAAGATCGGCAACTATAGTGAATGCAGCTTCCGTGTTTCCGGCACAGGCAGCTTTCTTCCCGGTGATGAAGCAAGGCCCTATTCCGGAGAAAGAGGCAAAAGGCATGAGGCAGATGAACTGAAAATAGAGATCCTGTACCCCCGCTACCTGCGGCATAAAATGCTTTCGGTCTTAAAAGAAAATCATCCCTATGAAGAAGTAGCCTATGAACAGATCGCTTTGGAAAACCTGCACCAGGAAATAGGTGCCGGTATCACTGGTGAGCTGGAAGAAGCAATGGATGAAACCGGTTTTCTGCAACAATTAAAAGCGCTCTTTCATCTTCCGGTAATAAAACATACCTCCCTGCTGGGCAAAAAAGTTAAAAAAATAAGCATTTGCGGGGGTGCTGGCAGCTTTCTTATAAAAAATGCAATAGATTCAAAATCAGATATATACATTAGCTCAGATATAAAATACCATGAGTTCTTTGATGCAGACGGGAAAATTGTGATCGCCGATATAGGGCATTATGAAAGCGAGCAATTTACCATAGAGCTGCTGTACCATATTTTACAGGAAAAATTCCTTAACTTTGCCGTCCTCAAAACAACCGTAATTACGAACCCGGTGCATTATTTGTAA
- a CDS encoding 4'-phosphopantetheinyl transferase family protein, which produces MPLIFQEEINSATRLGIWKIEEEAAFFRNKVPVHRQVTHPHKMLQHLAGRYLLQYLFPGFPYHLVQIADTRKPYIGGDAFHFSISHCGDFAAAIISETERVGVDIEKPVEKIIHIRNKFISTAEKEALNPLSIEELTQIWSAKEAVFKWYGAGQVDFKEHIRLLAYNDDPPCFNCCFTKNNTLLNVFLNQLSGLCLSYVATKK; this is translated from the coding sequence ATGCCCCTGATTTTTCAAGAAGAAATTAACAGCGCCACAAGGCTTGGGATCTGGAAGATAGAAGAGGAGGCCGCCTTTTTCAGAAATAAGGTGCCCGTGCACCGGCAGGTAACACATCCGCATAAAATGTTGCAGCACCTGGCCGGGCGTTACCTGCTGCAATACCTCTTCCCCGGCTTTCCTTACCATCTTGTACAAATTGCAGATACCAGAAAGCCCTATATTGGCGGCGATGCCTTTCATTTTTCTATTTCCCATTGCGGCGATTTTGCTGCAGCAATTATCAGCGAAACGGAAAGAGTGGGTGTGGATATCGAAAAGCCCGTTGAAAAAATAATCCATATACGGAATAAGTTCATAAGCACAGCAGAGAAAGAGGCGCTGAATCCCTTATCAATAGAGGAGCTTACACAGATATGGTCTGCCAAGGAAGCCGTTTTTAAATGGTATGGGGCAGGCCAGGTAGATTTTAAGGAACATATCCGGTTGCTTGCATACAATGATGATCCGCCCTGTTTTAACTGCTGTTTTACAAAAAATAATACGCTTCTTAATGTATTCCTTAACCAGTTATCCGGGCTTTGCCTGAGCTATGTAGCCACTAAAAAATAA
- the dcd gene encoding dCTP deaminase, which produces MILSDKRILEEMEKGTILIEPYDRSCLGSNSYDVHLGRWLATYKNHQLDAKQHNEIASFEIPEEGFILYPHIFYLGVTEEYTESHAHVPFLEGKSSTGRLGIDIHATAGKGDVGFCGHWTLEISVKQPVKIYKGMPIGQLIYFPVEGEIAVKYNQKQNAKYSGQPDKPVESMMWKNKF; this is translated from the coding sequence ATGATCTTATCCGATAAAAGAATTCTTGAGGAGATGGAAAAGGGAACCATTCTTATTGAACCGTATGACCGCTCCTGCCTGGGCAGTAATTCCTATGATGTGCATTTAGGCCGCTGGCTGGCCACTTATAAAAATCATCAGCTGGATGCGAAACAACACAATGAGATCGCCAGTTTTGAAATTCCGGAAGAAGGGTTTATTCTATACCCGCATATTTTTTACCTGGGGGTTACGGAGGAGTACACAGAATCCCATGCGCACGTGCCTTTTCTGGAAGGTAAATCTTCCACGGGCCGCCTGGGCATTGACATACATGCTACGGCAGGAAAAGGCGATGTGGGATTTTGCGGGCACTGGACGCTGGAAATTTCTGTAAAACAACCCGTAAAGATCTACAAAGGCATGCCTATTGGCCAACTGATCTATTTTCCTGTTGAAGGAGAAATAGCCGTTAAATACAACCAGAAGCAAAATGCAAAATACAGCGGCCAGCCGGACAAGCCGGTGGAAAGTATGATGTGGAAAAATAAATTTTAG
- a CDS encoding AI-2E family transporter gives MNRSIPFLVRLALVLFCIISLGYLLLIGRSLLAPLFFSFLMALLLLPLAGFLEKKCRFKRSLSTFTAVILMLVVFAGIIFFFSNEMRSFAEDWPRLKEQGLAAFHSTQEWIAARFHIDLRKQWSYINQGAEKLFSTSATILGTTLSTVSSTFIFLTFTILFTFFILNYRRVWFTFLISVFSEEHQERVEEIVDKVKSIIKKYIIGLLIEMLIVAVALIIILSMLGVKYAVLLGFMGGIFNVIPYLGIFTALLLSCLVTFATVGSGKVLLVVIAFIVVHAIDSNVIMPLVVGSKVKLNPMIAFIGIIMGEMVWGISGMFLCIPFLAILKIIFDRVPGLHAWGMLMGEEGELDSGKRRILMARKKAGI, from the coding sequence ATGAACAGATCAATCCCTTTCCTGGTAAGATTAGCGCTGGTGCTTTTTTGTATCATCAGCCTGGGTTACCTGTTGCTTATTGGCCGGTCATTACTGGCACCCCTGTTCTTTTCCTTCTTAATGGCGTTGCTGTTATTGCCGCTGGCTGGTTTTCTTGAAAAGAAATGCCGTTTTAAAAGAAGTCTCTCTACATTTACCGCGGTCATTTTAATGCTGGTGGTATTTGCCGGGATCATTTTCTTTTTCAGCAATGAGATGAGATCTTTTGCAGAAGACTGGCCCCGGCTGAAGGAGCAGGGCCTGGCGGCTTTTCATAGTACCCAGGAATGGATTGCTGCCCGGTTTCATATTGACCTGAGAAAGCAATGGAGCTATATAAACCAGGGCGCTGAAAAGCTGTTCTCAACAAGCGCCACCATACTTGGCACCACCTTATCTACCGTATCTTCTACGTTCATATTCCTGACCTTTACGATTCTGTTTACGTTCTTCATTCTCAATTACAGGAGGGTATGGTTTACCTTCCTGATCAGTGTGTTTAGTGAAGAACACCAGGAGCGGGTAGAAGAGATCGTAGATAAGGTAAAATCAATTATTAAAAAATACATCATCGGCCTGCTGATAGAAATGTTAATTGTGGCAGTGGCTCTGATCATTATTCTTTCCATGCTCGGGGTAAAATATGCCGTATTACTGGGTTTTATGGGAGGCATCTTTAATGTCATCCCTTACCTGGGCATTTTTACTGCGCTGCTCCTGAGCTGCCTGGTAACCTTTGCTACCGTGGGCAGCGGAAAGGTTTTGCTGGTGGTGATCGCTTTTATTGTAGTGCATGCCATAGACAGTAATGTAATAATGCCCCTGGTGGTAGGCTCTAAAGTAAAGCTAAACCCGATGATCGCATTCATCGGTATTATAATGGGAGAAATGGTCTGGGGCATCTCCGGTATGTTCCTGTGCATTCCTTTCCTGGCAATACTGAAAATAATCTTTGACAGGGTTCCCGGCCTCCATGCCTGGGGAATGCTTATGGGAGAAGAGGGAGAACTGGACAGTGGTAAACGAAGGATCCTGATGGCAAGAAAAAAGGCAGGCATTTAA